The Euphorbia lathyris chromosome 8, ddEupLath1.1, whole genome shotgun sequence genome has a window encoding:
- the LOC136202210 gene encoding protein FAR-RED IMPAIRED RESPONSE 1-like isoform X1 has product MLEKYKLEDNTWLSRLFDVKEKWALVYGRGTFSADITTTQRSESMNNSIKRYVTYKYDLLRFFRHFQRLVDDRRYKELIADFRASHTIPALSFPVKILKDAAKVYTPAVFKWFEVELCKAYDCTFKLFNDIGTMRIYEVTAHGKCFHHIVTFDLVDNTISCSCKKFEFAGILCSHALKVLSTNDVKTIPSQYISKRWRKDIKDQVPKVSYPNINDDDDDRKGKIARRYRDLARLHTELATIAAESDEAYEIASNALHMTLADVKTHLRTCQKPPEDTTVINNTTHKVVNDEFGEHIVKGIKAKGRISRKEDSIRPKNALEKLIRSKRSKKDVDTSPRHQREPQIDRSNVPSQCVDSIRSSGSQNQMNEQMPQYMLQNGIHPQFNSIVFPPGMQFTSPILRPNIQFASPYQYVQNLGGSNVGVPYQQGSMVAYQPLTGNWNRVSSISTISTEEHDLINNTQDEL; this is encoded by the exons ATGCTTGAAAAGTACAAACTCGAAGATAACACATGGTTGAGCCGATTATTTGATGTGAAGGAGAAATGGGCTTTAGTCTATGGACGTGGAACATTCAGTGCAGATATTACTACTACCCAGCGTAGTGAAAGCATGAATAATTCTATCAAGAGGTATGTAACTTACAAGTATGATTTGCTACGATTTTTTCGCCACTTTCAAAGATTAGTTGATGACCGTCGTTATAAAGAGTTAATCGCTGATTTTAGAGCTAGTCATACTATCCCTGCATTATCATTCCCAGTGAAGATATTAAAGGATGCAGCAAAAGTATATACACCGGCAGTATTTAAATGGTTCGAAGTTGAGTTATGTAAAGCTTATGATTGCACCTTTAAGTTGTTTAATGACATTGGAACTATGCGGATATATGAAGTGACTGCCCATGGAAAGTGTTTCCATCATATTGTGACATTTGATTTAGTTGATAATACTATCTCATGCAGTTGCAAGAAATTTGAATTTGCTGGAATTTTGTGTTCACATGCTTTAAAGGTTCTTTCAACTAATGATGTGAAAACCATTCCTAGCCAATACATTTCAAAGAGATGGAGAAAAGATATTAAGGATCAAGTACCAAAGGTGTCTTATCCAAATataaatgatgatgatgatgatcgaAAAGGGAAAATAGCAAGGCGTTACAGGGACTTGGCTCGATTACACACTGAATTGGCAACAATTGCTGCTGAATCTGATGAGGCTTATGAAATTGCTTCAAATGCTCTTCACATGACTTTAGCTGATGTAAAGACACATTTAAGGACTTGTCAGAAACCTCCTGAAGACACCACAGTGATTAATAATACTACACATAAGGTTGTTAATGATGAGTTTGGTGAACATATAGTGAAAGGAATCAAGGCTAAAGGAAGAATTTCTCGTAAAGAGGATTCTATCAGACCAAAGAATGCTCTAGAGAAACTTATCCGGAGTAAAAGATCTAAAAAAGATGTAGATACTTCACCAAGACACCAAAGGGAACCACAAATAGATCGTTCTAATGTACCATCTCAATGTGTTGATTCCATAAGAAGTTCTGGTTCACAAAATCAAATGAATGAACAG ATGCCTCAATATATGTTACAGAATGGAATTCATCCACAATTCAATTCTATTGTTTTCCCTCCAGGAATGCAATTTACATCACCTATTTTACGTCCAAACATACAATTTGCATCACCATATCAATATGTTCAG AATTTAGGAGGTTCCAATGTTGGTGTACCTTATCAGCAAGGCTCTATGGTGGCTTATCAACCTCTTACAGGAAATTGGAATAGAGTTTCATCTATAA GCACAATTTCCACCGAAGAACATGACTTGATAAACAACACTCAAGATGAATTGTGA
- the LOC136202210 gene encoding uncharacterized protein isoform X2 — protein sequence MLEKYKLEDNTWLSRLFDVKEKWALVYGRGTFSADITTTQRSESMNNSIKSQYISKRWRKDIKDQVPKVSYPNINDDDDDRKGKIARRYRDLARLHTELATIAAESDEAYEIASNALHMTLADVKTHLRTCQKPPEDTTVINNTTHKVVNDEFGEHIVKGIKAKGRISRKEDSIRPKNALEKLIRSKRSKKDVDTSPRHQREPQIDRSNVPSQCVDSIRSSGSQNQMNEQMPQYMLQNGIHPQFNSIVFPPGMQFTSPILRPNIQFASPYQYVQNLGGSNVGVPYQQGSMVAYQPLTGNWNRVSSISTISTEEHDLINNTQDEL from the exons ATGCTTGAAAAGTACAAACTCGAAGATAACACATGGTTGAGCCGATTATTTGATGTGAAGGAGAAATGGGCTTTAGTCTATGGACGTGGAACATTCAGTGCAGATATTACTACTACCCAGCGTAGTGAAAGCATGAATAATTCTATCAAGAG CCAATACATTTCAAAGAGATGGAGAAAAGATATTAAGGATCAAGTACCAAAGGTGTCTTATCCAAATataaatgatgatgatgatgatcgaAAAGGGAAAATAGCAAGGCGTTACAGGGACTTGGCTCGATTACACACTGAATTGGCAACAATTGCTGCTGAATCTGATGAGGCTTATGAAATTGCTTCAAATGCTCTTCACATGACTTTAGCTGATGTAAAGACACATTTAAGGACTTGTCAGAAACCTCCTGAAGACACCACAGTGATTAATAATACTACACATAAGGTTGTTAATGATGAGTTTGGTGAACATATAGTGAAAGGAATCAAGGCTAAAGGAAGAATTTCTCGTAAAGAGGATTCTATCAGACCAAAGAATGCTCTAGAGAAACTTATCCGGAGTAAAAGATCTAAAAAAGATGTAGATACTTCACCAAGACACCAAAGGGAACCACAAATAGATCGTTCTAATGTACCATCTCAATGTGTTGATTCCATAAGAAGTTCTGGTTCACAAAATCAAATGAATGAACAG ATGCCTCAATATATGTTACAGAATGGAATTCATCCACAATTCAATTCTATTGTTTTCCCTCCAGGAATGCAATTTACATCACCTATTTTACGTCCAAACATACAATTTGCATCACCATATCAATATGTTCAG AATTTAGGAGGTTCCAATGTTGGTGTACCTTATCAGCAAGGCTCTATGGTGGCTTATCAACCTCTTACAGGAAATTGGAATAGAGTTTCATCTATAA GCACAATTTCCACCGAAGAACATGACTTGATAAACAACACTCAAGATGAATTGTGA